From one Amaranthus tricolor cultivar Red isolate AtriRed21 chromosome 17, ASM2621246v1, whole genome shotgun sequence genomic stretch:
- the LOC130804361 gene encoding aquaporin SIP1-2-like — translation MASTMAAIKAAIGDAILTSLWVFSASTIGLFTYLISTTLGIQGPLTLIVTTSIVAFLVFFYTLVGQLLGGASFNPTGTAAFYAVGLGNDSLLSLALRFPAQAAGAVAGAIAISEVMPSQYKHMLGGPSIKVDLHTAAMAEGVLTFLITFAVLIIILKIPGGMLVKTWLLSIATVTLVVAGSSYTGPAMNPANAFGWAYMRKQHNTWDQLYVYWICPFIGAISAAWVFRIVYPQPKKQKKAPKNRKAD, via the exons ATGGCGTCAACAATGGCAGCGATTAAAGCAGCAATTGGAGACGCTATATTAACTTCATTATGGGTATTCTCTGCTTCAACTATCGGCCTTTTCACCTACCTTATCTCTACTACTCTTGGAATTCAAGGTCCTCTAACCCTAATTGTTACCACTTCAATTGTCGCTTTTCTCGTCTTCTTCTACACTCTCGTTGGCCAACTTCTTGGGGGTGCTAGCTTTAATCCTACGGGTACTGCTGCCTTTTATGCTGTTGGGCTTGGCAATGATTCTCTCCTCTCATTGGCCCTTCGATTTCCTGCTCAG GCTGCTGGTGCGGTAGCAGGTGCAATAGCGATTTCAGAAGTAATGCCAAGTCAATACAAACACATGTTGGGAGGCCCTTCAATTAAGGTTGACTTGCATACAGCAGCCATGGCAGAAGGGGTGTTGACTTTTCTTATAACCTTTGCTGTCCTGATCATTATCCTGAAAATTCCAGGCGGTATGTTGGTCAAGACATGGCTGCTTTCTATTGCTACTGTAACTTTGGTTGTTGCTGGATCCAGTTACACTGGACCGGCAATGAATCCTGCCAAT GCCTTTGGATGGGCATATATGAGAAAACAGCACAACACATGGGATCAGTTATATGTTTATTGGATATGTCCTTTCATTGGTGCAATTTCGGCTGCCTGGGTGTTCCGCATCGTCTACCCACAGCCTAAAAAGCAGAAGAAAGCTCCAAAGAACAGAAAAGCAGACTAA